One genomic window of Quercus lobata isolate SW786 chromosome 9, ValleyOak3.0 Primary Assembly, whole genome shotgun sequence includes the following:
- the LOC115959627 gene encoding uncharacterized protein LOC115959627, which yields MAGVKRRHFGSDIRSLHKELDEVSCPICMDHPHNAVLLLCSSHDKGCRSYICDTSYRHSNCLDRFKKLRANTRTLPTSLHVNPYNSSNASGMNLALSTDLNQASENHNLNERNTVISVGLPGALGEDGLQDQSRHLEMQEGILETLDSESFQERVEVEELDVENSSESELSLKCPLCRGDILGWEVVEEARNYLNLKKRSCSRESCSFFGNYQELRRHARRVHPTTRPSDIDPSRERAWRSLEHQREYGDIVSAIRSAMPGAVVVGDYVIENGDRLAGERESGAGEVNGPWWTTLFLFQMIGSMDGVGESRARSRAWMRHRRPAGALSERRFLWGENLLGLQDDNDDDNDLRILSDVGEDGSPVPRRRRRLTRSRSNGDQP from the coding sequence ATGGCTGGGGTAAAACGAAGACATTTTGGTTCAGATATCCGTTCTCTTCACAAAGAGTTGGATGAGGTTTCGTGCCCTATCTGCATGGACCATCCACATAATGCTGTTCTCCTCCTGTGCAGCTCACATGATAAGGGTTGCAGATCTTATATTTGTGATACAAGTTACAGGCATTCAAATTGCCTGGACcgctttaaaaaattaagggcCAACACTAGGACTTTACCCACTTCTTTACATGTAAATCCATACAATTCTAGTAATGCTTCTGGTATGAACTTGGCTTTGAGTACTGACTTAAATCAGGCTAGTGAAAATCACAATCTAAATGAAAGAAACACTGTAATATCTGTTGGCTTGCCTGGAGCACTGGGAGAAGATGGTCTTCAGGATCAAAGTAGACATTTAGAAATGCAAGAAGGCATATTGGAAACACTTGATTCTGAATCCTTTCAGGAAAGGGTTGAGGTTGAAGAGTTAGATGTGGAGAATTCATCAGAATCAGAACTGAGCTTGAAATGCCCTTTGTGCCGAGGAGACATACTTGGGTGGGAGGTTGTGGAAGAGGCCAGGAATTATCTTAACCTGAAGAAGCGAAGTTGCTCTAGGGAATCATGCTCGTTCTTTGGTAACTACCAGGAATTGCGACGGCATGCAAGAAGGGTTCACCCCACAACCCGACCATCTGACATAGATCCATCTAGAGAACGAGCGTGGCGAAGCCTTGAGCACCAGAGAGAATATGGTGATATAGTCAGTGCTATTCGTTCAGCTATGCCTGGAGCTGTTGTGGTTGGGGACTATGTTATTGAAAATGGAGATAGACTAGCAGGTGAAAGGGAAAGTGGTGCAGGTGAAGTTAATGGGCCATGGTGGactactttgtttttgtttcagaTGATTGGCTCGATGGATGGTGTTGGGGAATCACGGGCCCGGTCAAGGGCTTGGATGAGACATCGACGGCCAGCAGGAGCTTTATCTGAACGGCGCTTTCTTTGGGGGGAGAATCTGTTGGGTCTGCAGGATGATAATGACGATGACAACGACTTGCGAATATTAAGTGATGTGGGTGAAGATGGATCTCCAGTTCCTAGAAGACGTCGGCGTTTGACCCGGTCAAGGTCAAATGGAGATCAACCTTGA